The following are encoded together in the Arcticibacterium luteifluviistationis genome:
- a CDS encoding DUF6326 family protein has translation MLENQKVNIKTKLAALWTSLMFCYVYGDYFEFYTPGKMDSLISGNSMLDSPTKLFSASIVLAIPALMIALSVLLKPSISKWLNIILGILYTAMMIFIAVNSFSPWQAFYAFYAILESLITLTIVYYAWKWHKSSEVY, from the coding sequence ATGTTAGAAAATCAAAAGGTAAATATCAAAACCAAACTAGCTGCTTTGTGGACCTCCCTCATGTTTTGCTATGTATACGGTGACTATTTCGAGTTTTATACGCCAGGGAAAATGGATAGTTTAATAAGTGGAAATAGCATGCTAGATAGCCCCACCAAACTATTTTCAGCATCCATAGTGCTGGCTATACCTGCACTTATGATAGCTCTTTCTGTACTGCTAAAACCCAGTATCAGTAAGTGGCTTAATATTATTTTGGGCATTCTATACACCGCTATGATGATTTTCATAGCCGTTAATAGTTTTTCTCCTTGGCAGGCATTCTATGCCTTTTATGCCATTTTAGAGAGCCTAATCACTTTGACCATTGTTTACTATGCTTGGAAATGGCATAAGAGTAGTGAAGTTTACTAA
- a CDS encoding DUF2306 domain-containing protein: MKHLVKKVTWYFFIFLCIVIGLYPLLYFFVDRSFGLLASKSPDLLKDTFWNIAFYGHIIFGGLALLIGWSQFSLKLRTQHINWHKGIGKIYIISVLISGLCGIYIGFYATGGLISQTGFIGLGLVWLSTTLLGFKSIKEGNIKQHQNFMTFSYAACFAAVMLRIWLPLLTISIGDFIPAYRIVAWLCWVPNIIVAYFIVKLKK; the protein is encoded by the coding sequence ATGAAACATCTGGTCAAAAAAGTTACTTGGTACTTCTTCATTTTTTTATGTATCGTTATTGGTCTGTACCCCTTATTATATTTTTTCGTTGATAGGAGTTTTGGTTTATTGGCATCCAAATCTCCAGACCTACTTAAAGATACTTTTTGGAACATTGCATTTTATGGCCACATCATTTTTGGTGGCTTAGCATTACTCATTGGCTGGAGTCAATTCAGTTTAAAATTAAGGACACAGCACATCAACTGGCATAAAGGAATAGGCAAAATCTATATCATTTCTGTTTTAATAAGCGGCCTCTGTGGCATTTATATAGGATTTTACGCCACAGGCGGACTCATTAGCCAAACGGGATTCATTGGTTTAGGCTTGGTATGGTTAAGTACCACATTACTAGGATTTAAATCTATAAAAGAAGGCAACATTAAGCAGCATCAAAACTTCATGACATTCAGCTATGCGGCCTGTTTCGCTGCCGTAATGCTAAGAATTTGGTTACCGCTACTCACTATTAGTATCGGAGACTTCATTCCGGCTTATCGTATAGTGGCTTGGCTGTGCTGGGTTCCCAACATAATAGTTGCCTATTTCATAGTTAAGCTTAAAAAATAG